The Coprobacter tertius genome includes a region encoding these proteins:
- a CDS encoding TonB-dependent receptor: protein MKYFRYFLVLMSVILLTFSVQAQRNTTSDTYKVEGHILSKADNQPLDMATLIIKGNNMWATANEKGKFVIPAIKAGKYVYEVSYLGYQKYVDTLIVRKNINNLVIKMDPLSLGLNEVVVTAQEQKMGSASKIDQTAIQHLQPKSIEDMLQLLPGNLTKNPNLSNLGQASVREISANDNNSLGVAVMVDGAPMSNDGNMQSMSTAVSGSKSGQRMNGMSDQTTGGRGIDLRTLSPDNIESIEVIRGIPSAEYGNLTSGVLVIKTKSGVTPWEAKVKVDPFSKMVYAGKGFLLPGKGGAMNIAADYSQSYADIRKHYQGYDRITANLGYSKTFMENTKPLTFNVRAMYYRNINSVKKDPQMYEDESLKNENTSFRLNIEGNWRLNLPWISNLSYSAMAQYSHLKDFSRLQVTLGTAMMPFGDSYVDKEYVGNFLQGNYTTEYTIDGKPLEIYAQLKGNKLFQFSSDNYTNIKVGVDFNLTDNNGNGMSYLPGYPISAGSGNSIRPRAYKDVPSMKTLSYFIEDRTEAKLGKTMLTVQGGVRFSNLFLDPLSLQNNIWIVEPRVNVSYQLLNQSNNRLFKDLSIVGGYGISSKAPTLMYLYPNSAYFDEVGLNRYNPNDPSQSMAIISTKVIKNTANPDLKPARSQKVEGGLAGMIGRVKGNVTFFYEKHDNEFSFRSLPYNMLFNKYTIPQGGTLPVYNDGVLSYIDASGHTQIAPSVVDTTMFSYARPSNSIRTIKRGIEYSFDFGQIPYIRTSLIVDGAWFYIKRQNMENSYSIMETSINNVRQQYAVLMPAGSGSINQRINTNFRFITHIPRLKMIFTTTAQVVWSESVQNIYKDKDGNDLFYHAVVDNGGKMEERLQVNPLGYTDRKNDFIPWNDQLASSSVGKQMISGYSNLKYYDKEKFSPYVMFNFRLTKEFGKLLELSFTANNFLKSSKLVKYKTRDGYRQMYTDLYFGAEIKIKI from the coding sequence ATGAAATACTTTCGATATTTTTTGGTGCTAATGTCGGTTATATTATTGACATTTTCTGTGCAGGCACAACGAAATACGACTTCGGATACGTATAAGGTGGAAGGTCATATATTGAGTAAAGCCGATAACCAACCGCTCGACATGGCAACCCTTATAATAAAAGGAAATAATATGTGGGCGACTGCCAATGAAAAAGGAAAATTCGTTATTCCCGCGATAAAAGCAGGTAAATATGTATATGAAGTTTCGTACCTCGGATATCAGAAATACGTAGATACACTTATCGTACGTAAAAATATAAATAATCTTGTGATAAAGATGGACCCGCTCAGTTTGGGTCTTAATGAAGTCGTGGTAACAGCTCAAGAACAGAAGATGGGTTCTGCTTCGAAAATAGATCAGACGGCTATCCAGCATTTACAGCCCAAAAGCATTGAAGATATGCTGCAGCTTTTACCCGGGAATCTGACTAAAAATCCCAATTTAAGTAATTTGGGGCAAGCAAGTGTACGTGAAATTTCGGCCAACGATAATAATTCGTTGGGTGTAGCGGTTATGGTCGATGGCGCGCCGATGTCTAACGACGGTAACATGCAATCGATGTCTACAGCTGTTTCGGGTTCTAAATCGGGTCAACGAATGAATGGGATGTCCGATCAAACAACAGGTGGTCGCGGTATCGATTTGCGTACGCTGTCGCCGGATAATATCGAATCGATAGAAGTAATCCGTGGAATACCTTCAGCAGAATATGGAAATCTTACTTCGGGAGTTTTGGTAATAAAGACTAAATCGGGGGTAACTCCCTGGGAAGCGAAAGTAAAGGTCGACCCTTTTTCGAAAATGGTATATGCCGGAAAAGGATTTCTTTTACCGGGTAAAGGAGGAGCGATGAATATTGCTGCCGATTATTCGCAATCGTATGCCGATATTCGTAAACACTATCAGGGTTACGATCGTATAACGGCAAATCTGGGATATTCGAAGACATTTATGGAAAATACGAAACCCCTTACATTTAATGTAAGAGCGATGTATTACCGTAATATCAACAGTGTAAAGAAAGATCCTCAGATGTACGAAGATGAAAGTCTGAAAAATGAAAATACCAGTTTCCGACTCAATATAGAGGGTAACTGGCGTTTGAATTTACCATGGATATCTAATCTTTCGTACAGCGCGATGGCTCAGTACAGCCATTTAAAGGATTTTTCGCGGCTGCAGGTAACTTTAGGTACGGCAATGATGCCTTTCGGTGATTCCTACGTTGATAAAGAATATGTAGGAAATTTTCTTCAAGGAAATTATACGACAGAATATACAATCGATGGAAAGCCTCTCGAAATATATGCACAACTAAAAGGAAACAAATTATTTCAGTTCTCCAGCGATAATTATACAAATATAAAAGTCGGAGTGGATTTCAATTTGACAGATAATAATGGAAACGGAATGTCTTATCTACCCGGTTATCCTATATCTGCCGGTTCGGGAAATTCTATTCGTCCCAGGGCATATAAAGACGTACCTTCTATGAAAACTCTTTCGTATTTTATAGAAGACAGAACCGAGGCTAAACTGGGTAAAACAATGCTGACTGTGCAGGGTGGAGTACGTTTTTCGAACTTGTTTCTCGATCCGTTGTCATTACAGAACAATATCTGGATTGTAGAGCCTCGGGTAAATGTGAGTTATCAGTTGCTCAACCAATCTAATAACCGGTTATTTAAAGATTTGAGTATTGTAGGAGGATATGGTATTTCCTCTAAAGCACCTACTTTAATGTATCTGTATCCAAACAGTGCATATTTCGATGAAGTGGGACTTAACCGTTATAATCCGAATGATCCTTCTCAGTCGATGGCGATTATATCTACAAAGGTTATCAAAAATACAGCAAACCCTGATTTGAAACCAGCTCGGTCTCAAAAAGTGGAAGGAGGCCTTGCCGGAATGATCGGTCGTGTTAAGGGAAATGTTACCTTCTTTTATGAAAAGCATGATAACGAATTTTCTTTCAGGTCTTTGCCCTATAATATGTTGTTTAATAAATATACGATTCCTCAAGGTGGTACTTTACCTGTTTATAATGATGGTGTATTGAGTTACATCGATGCTTCGGGGCATACACAAATAGCACCTTCGGTAGTAGATACGACAATGTTTTCTTATGCTCGTCCTTCGAACAGCATACGTACGATAAAACGAGGTATAGAATATAGTTTCGATTTCGGTCAGATTCCTTATATACGTACCAGCCTGATTGTAGATGGGGCCTGGTTTTATATTAAACGACAGAATATGGAGAACAGCTATTCTATTATGGAGACGAGTATAAATAATGTCCGCCAGCAATATGCTGTATTGATGCCTGCCGGAAGCGGTAGTATAAATCAGCGAATTAATACCAACTTCAGATTTATTACTCATATTCCCCGATTGAAAATGATTTTTACGACAACAGCTCAGGTTGTGTGGAGCGAGAGTGTTCAAAATATTTATAAAGATAAAGACGGAAACGACCTATTTTATCATGCTGTCGTAGATAACGGTGGAAAAATGGAAGAACGTTTGCAGGTAAATCCGCTGGGTTATACCGATAGAAAAAATGATTTTATCCCCTGGAATGATCAATTGGCTTCATCTTCGGTTGGAAAACAAATGATATCGGGATACAGTAATCTGAAGTATTACGATAAAGAAAAATTTTCTCCATACGTTATGTTTAACTTTCGTCTTACGAAAGAATTCGGAAAATTACTTGAGTTGTCTTTTACAGCCAATAACTTCCTGAAAAGTTCGAAGCTCGTGAAGTATAAAACACGAGACGGATACCGACAAATGTATACCGATTTGTATTTCGGTGCGGAAATAAAAATAAAAATATAA
- a CDS encoding head GIN domain-containing protein encodes MKMINRLLLCVSMLLLSLNVFSQKVEGNDRYVNKVLKVDDFNTVKINGAFNVIYHHSTDSAGLIKLYGEENILDAMAPESKSGVLNIKFANTSKKDFGVVVVDIYSTDLRKVENDAGAVFETAGEINGSEIELLLMGNGQIRANDIDFGVVKAKIMAGNGDIFLKGTCRTAELIITGTGEIKAHELVARDVKCRITGNATIGCYAEQKLNSLITGAGTVYYKGNPEIKKNTIGAGKVKPLPEDVEIK; translated from the coding sequence ATGAAAATGATAAATAGATTGTTATTGTGCGTGTCGATGCTATTGTTATCTTTAAACGTATTTTCCCAAAAAGTAGAAGGTAACGATCGTTATGTGAATAAAGTTTTGAAGGTAGATGATTTTAACACTGTAAAAATAAATGGAGCATTCAATGTGATTTATCATCACAGTACCGATTCGGCCGGTTTGATAAAATTATACGGAGAAGAAAATATTTTAGATGCCATGGCTCCCGAGTCGAAAAGCGGAGTATTGAATATTAAGTTTGCTAATACTTCAAAAAAAGATTTCGGTGTCGTTGTCGTCGATATTTATTCAACCGATTTGAGAAAAGTTGAAAATGATGCCGGTGCTGTTTTTGAAACTGCTGGTGAAATTAACGGTTCCGAAATAGAATTATTACTGATGGGAAATGGCCAAATACGAGCTAACGATATCGATTTCGGTGTGGTAAAAGCTAAAATAATGGCAGGAAACGGAGATATTTTTCTTAAAGGTACTTGCCGTACGGCAGAATTGATTATAACCGGTACGGGCGAAATAAAAGCACACGAATTGGTTGCCCGTGATGTTAAATGCAGGATTACCGGTAATGCTACTATCGGATGTTATGCCGAACAAAAATTGAACTCATTGATTACAGGTGCGGGAACGGTATATTATAAAGGAAACCCCGAAATAAAGAAAAATACGATTGGAGCTGGAAAAGTAAAACCTTTGCCCGAAGATGTAGAAATCAAATAA
- the dusB gene encoding tRNA dihydrouridine synthase DusB, which produces MKIGSVEFGEYPVFLAPMEDVTDSSFRLMCKEFGADMVYTEFVSSDALVRSVDKTRRKLEICEAERPVAIQIYGREVEPMVEAARICAEAHPDILDINFGCPVKKVAGKGAGAGMLRDIPKMLEITRAVVKSVNIPVTVKTRLGWDYDSRVIVELAEQLQDCGIAALAIHGRTRSQMYTGEADWTLIGKVKKNPRMKIPIIGNGDVTSPEIAWERFSRYGVDAIMVGRASIGCPWIFKEIKEYLAKGEKSKLSVVEKMAVLRRQLRESVERIDERRGILHIRRHLAATPLFKGIPNFREIRIAMLQAGDLITLSAILDKVEEMLLTTSK; this is translated from the coding sequence GACTGATTCTTCGTTCAGATTGATGTGTAAAGAATTCGGAGCCGATATGGTTTATACCGAATTTGTTTCGAGCGATGCACTCGTGCGCAGTGTTGACAAAACTCGCCGTAAATTGGAAATTTGTGAGGCGGAACGACCTGTTGCCATACAAATATACGGTCGTGAGGTGGAACCGATGGTTGAGGCGGCTCGCATTTGTGCTGAAGCGCATCCTGACATATTGGATATAAATTTCGGATGTCCGGTGAAAAAAGTAGCGGGGAAAGGAGCTGGTGCCGGAATGTTACGTGATATTCCCAAGATGCTCGAGATAACTCGCGCTGTTGTAAAGTCTGTAAATATACCGGTTACGGTAAAGACCCGTTTAGGATGGGATTACGATTCGAGAGTTATTGTTGAACTTGCCGAACAATTACAGGATTGTGGAATAGCAGCACTTGCTATACATGGTCGTACACGCAGTCAGATGTATACGGGAGAGGCTGATTGGACATTGATCGGAAAAGTAAAAAAAAATCCCAGAATGAAAATACCGATTATCGGAAATGGGGATGTAACAAGTCCGGAGATTGCCTGGGAACGTTTTTCTCGTTACGGAGTAGATGCCATAATGGTCGGCAGAGCTTCTATCGGTTGTCCGTGGATTTTTAAAGAGATAAAAGAATATCTTGCCAAAGGAGAAAAAAGTAAACTTTCAGTAGTAGAAAAAATGGCAGTTTTGCGGCGTCAATTAAGAGAAAGTGTAGAGCGGATCGATGAAAGACGAGGTATTTTACATATACGCCGTCATCTTGCAGCAACTCCTTTGTTTAAAGGAATTCCGAATTTTAGGGAAATCCGCATTGCGATGCTGCAGGCGGGAGATCTTATTACTCTGAGTGCCATACTCGATAAGGTGGAGGAAATGTTGTTGACAACATCGAAATAA